In Triticum aestivum cultivar Chinese Spring chromosome 5B, IWGSC CS RefSeq v2.1, whole genome shotgun sequence, the following proteins share a genomic window:
- the LOC123117598 gene encoding uncharacterized protein, producing the protein MRIRRCASRLLGSAAAAPLISCSSAEPPRFELPAPAPPAPADESRPGLVAPDASSSGEPCCELSQSPWDLMDQLDLSDPQVEKLFEETHFVSVTWRSSWLFLPSMPAFGSIKEDQEQEDMSEGVELHIIAAKKMAREKNGSKLKKNKGVKLKKGVWTCRKNDGKGWFCRRLTREPNSYCSYHSDHKLKLPGSEKPHGKRAPVNVGEEFYYYAGFGPGTKRRRTPSSDSVPEPPLLAEPLKEEAPSEIET; encoded by the exons ATGCGGATCCGCAGGTGCGCCTCCCGCCTGCTGGGCTCCGCCGCAGCCGCACCCCTCATCAGCTGCTCTTCCGCTGAGCCGCCGCGATTCGAGCTGCCCGCGCCTGCGCCGCCGGCCCCAGCCGACGAATCCCGGCCCGGCTTAGTGGCGCCCGACGCCTCCTCCTCCGGGGAGCCCTGCTGCGAGCTCAGCCAGTCTCCGTGGGACCTCATGGACCAGCTCGACCTCTCGGATCCCCAG GTGGAGAAGCTGTTCGAGGAGACTCACTTCGTCAGTGTCACCTGGCGATCTAGCTGGCTATTCCTACCCAGCATGCCTGCATTCGGCTCTATCAAGGAGGACCAGGAGCAGGAGGACATGTCCGAGGGGGTTGAACTGCACATTATTGCTGCAAAAAAGATGGCGAGAGAGAAGAATGGGAGCAAGCTGAAGAAAAATAAGGGGGTGAAACTGAAGAAAGGAGTCTGGACGTGCAGGAAGAACGACGGCAAGGGTTGGTTCTGCCGGCGGCTCACGAGAGAGCCCAATTCCTACTGCTCGTACCACTCGGATCATAAGCTGAAGCTACCTGGCAGTGAGAAGCCACATGGGAAGAGAGCCCCGGTCAACGTCGGCGAGGAGTTCTACTACTATGCCGGGTTCGGCCCCGGCACCAAGAGGCGCCGCACGCCAAGCAGCGACAGCGTGCCCGAACCTCCACTGCTTGCTGAACCACTGAAGGAGGAGGCACCATCTGAAATAGAAACTTAA